The Nicotiana tomentosiformis chromosome 2, ASM39032v3, whole genome shotgun sequence genome includes the window ATGCATTCAGTGGATGTGGTGGCCTCCTTAGCGAACCAATATGCCACCTGATTTGCTTCACGAAAGCAATGGTTGATAGATCCATTGTTCTTTTCCAGAATATCAATGAGGTCCTCATCCCCTTTTCTAAGAATGTTATTGTCCAGTTTTTTGTTTTGCAACATGTCCCAGATCACCATTGAGTCAATTTCCGCCATGAAGTTAGTAATTCCTTTGTTTTTGCACCATTCACAACCAAATTTGATGGCCTTCAGTTCTGCCCCACTGCTGCTACTACAGTAAATAGGAATCGAGAAGGCCATGACAAAACCTCCTTCCTCATTTCTCGGAATTCCTTCGATCCCAGCTTTCCCATTGTGCATGTTAAAGCTTCCGTCTGTATTCAACTTCAATTTACCATGAGGAGGCATCTCCCATAGCACACTTTTCCATATTGGA containing:
- the LOC138905548 gene encoding uncharacterized protein, producing the protein MIERLKPIPIWKSVLWEMPPHGKLKLNTDGSFNMHNGKAGIEGIPRNEEGGFVMAFSIPIYCSSSSGAELKAIKFGCEWCKNKGITNFMAEIDSMVIWDMLQNKKLDNNILRKGDEDLIDILEKNNGSINHCFREANQVAYWFAKEATTSTECIIHTDFRQFPRATKGPFFMDMWQVPSFRIRYEKSNFFVS